A stretch of the Solanum dulcamara chromosome 6, daSolDulc1.2, whole genome shotgun sequence genome encodes the following:
- the LOC129891980 gene encoding photosystem II repair protein PSB27-H1, chloroplastic → MASPTLITPSTSTPKPLITPIRSKLISNAVSLPSTTKPLRRREFLSLAAGILSPALLLPATSAFAASDEEYVKEASEVIQKVRSTLNMDKGDPNIADSVAELREASNYWVAKYRREKALLGRASFRDIYSALNAVSGHYVSFGPTTPIPAKRKMRILEEMDTAEKALQRGR, encoded by the coding sequence ATGGCTTCTCCAACCCTAATCACTCCATCCACATCAACCCCCAAACCCCTCATCACCCCTATCCGATCTAAGCTCATCTCCAATGCCGTCTCTCTCCCGAGCACCACTAAACCCCTCCGCCGCCGCGAATTCCTCTCTCTGGCAGCCGGAATACTCTCTCCGGCGCTTCTCCTACCCGCCACGTCAGCATTCGCGGCTTCCGACGAGGAGTACGTGAAGGAAGCATCGGAAGTGATTCAGAAGGTGAGATCTACGCTGAATATGGATAAAGGAGATCCGAACATAGCTGATTCAGTTGCTGAGCTGAGAGAAGCGTCCAATTACTGGGTCGCCAAGTACAGAAGAGAGAAAGCGTTATTGGGCCGGGCTTCGTTTCGTGATATATACTCGGCCCTAAATGCTGTTTCGGGGCATTATGTTAGCTTTGGCCCAACTACGCCCATTCCGGCTAAGAGAAAGATGAGAATATTAGAAGAAATGGACACTGCTGAGAAGGCTTTACAGAGGGGAAGATAA
- the LOC129892353 gene encoding uncharacterized protein LOC129892353, producing MSLEKGSLQSNLDCFLECTTPLVPSQFLPQSEIRNLNRLWHPWEREKVEYFTLGDLWNCYDEWSAYGAGVPIKTDSTETLVQYYVPYLSAMQIFISRSSVNFLREETESRDSSFSDSFSDESESEKLSRWDGCSSEEGDSLWHMNDRWGSLYFQYFERSTPYGRVPLMDKISGFAERYPGLMSLRSVDLSPASWMSVAWYPIYHIPMGRTIKDLSACFLTFHTLSSSFQDMDLDDDMENGKQKRKEGESIPLPSFGLGTYKMQGDVWLSDKSGRDQERLSSLCSVADSWLKQLGVQHHDFNYFMGIRRG from the exons ATGTCATTGGAAAAGGGGTCATTGCAATCAAACCTTGATTGTTTCTTGGAATGCACAACACCATTAGTCCCTTCCCAGTTTCTACCCCag AGTGAGATTAGAAATCTAAATAGGCTATGGCATCCATGGGAAAGAGAAAAGGTTGAATACTTTACTTTGGGTGATCTTTGGAATTGTTATGATGAATGGAGTGCTTATGGTGCTGGAGTTCCTATTAAAACAGATTCTACCGAAACATTAGTACAATATTATGTGCCTTATCTTTCTGCTATGCAAATCTTTATCAGCAGATCATCTGTTAATTTTCTGAG GGAAGAGACGGAGTCGAGGGATTCGTCGTTCAGCGATTCGTTTAGTGATGAGAGTGAAAGTGAAAAGCTGTCAAGATGGGATGGTTGTTCGTCTGAGGAAGGTGATAGCCTTTGGCACATGAATGATAGATGGGGTTCTCTTTATTTTCAGTATTTTGAGAGATCAACTCCATATGGAAGAGTCCCTTTGATGGACAAG ATTAGTGGTTTCGCTGAAAGATACCCTGGATTAATGTCATTGAGAAGTGTAGACCTTTCACCAGCTAGTTGGATGTCAGTTGCTTG GTATCCGATATATCACATTCCTATGGGAAGAACCATTAAAGACTTGTCAGCATGCTTTCTCACATTCCAcaccctttcttcttcttttcaag ATATGGATCTTGATGAtgacatggagaatggtaaacaaaaaagaaaggaaggagAAAGCATCCCCCTTCCGTCTTTTGGCTTGGGCACTTACAAAATGCAAGGCGATGTGTGGCTTTCAGACAAGAGTGGAAGGGACCAAGAGCGGCTGTCATCACTTTGTAGTGTGGCTGATTCTTGGCTAAAGCAGTTGGGTGTCCAGCATCACGACTTTAACTATTTCATGGGTATTCGTCGTGGCTGA